The following are from one region of the Hyalangium gracile genome:
- a CDS encoding head GIN domain-containing protein — MAFVNRARWVGLSLWAVLATGCGIGEISGSGNSVEEERRTGDFVALEVSNGLTATIVVDPTKPTAVRVVGDDNLLRYVHTDSNGETLSIYFDEKNEFGRGWSSPNPLRVEVTVPRMEDIDCSGGGRVELSGTISVPSLRIDTSGGSKLKAKGLAVERLSLDISGGGEAQLEGQATELTSTTSGGSSLHARGLSVRKASLDSSGGGVTTLQVSDSLRVSASGGSKLTIVGRPTVLEKELSGGSTLDFE; from the coding sequence ATGGCTTTCGTGAATCGCGCGCGCTGGGTGGGTCTCTCGCTGTGGGCGGTGCTCGCCACCGGGTGTGGCATCGGGGAGATCTCCGGCAGCGGGAACTCGGTGGAGGAGGAGCGGAGGACGGGCGACTTCGTGGCGCTCGAGGTGAGCAATGGCCTGACGGCCACCATCGTGGTGGACCCGACGAAGCCCACCGCTGTCCGCGTGGTGGGCGATGACAACCTGCTGCGCTACGTGCACACGGACAGCAACGGGGAGACCCTCTCGATCTACTTCGACGAGAAGAATGAGTTCGGGCGGGGCTGGAGCTCGCCCAACCCCCTGCGCGTGGAGGTGACGGTGCCGCGGATGGAGGACATCGACTGCTCGGGCGGTGGCCGGGTGGAGCTGAGCGGCACCATCTCCGTCCCGTCCCTGAGAATCGACACCAGTGGCGGCAGCAAGCTGAAGGCGAAGGGGCTGGCCGTGGAGCGGCTCTCCCTGGACATCAGCGGGGGCGGCGAGGCGCAGCTGGAGGGGCAGGCCACGGAGCTCACCAGCACCACCTCGGGCGGGAGCTCCCTGCACGCGCGCGGGCTCTCCGTCCGGAAGGCCTCGCTGGACTCCAGCGGGGGTGGAGTCACCACCCTGCAGGTGTCGGACAGCCTGCGCGTGTCGGCCTCGGGCGGCTCGAAGCTGACCATCGTCGGCCGGCCCACGGTGCTCGAGAAGGAGCTCAGCGGCGGCTCGACGCTGGACTTCGAGTAA
- a CDS encoding ABC transporter substrate-binding protein/permease, producing MTDEPPPRPRRSPWFPRAFLALGLLLWTACGQKEASGLERVQRAGVLRWGADAQGGEPYAMEDPEHPGRYRGFEVELADALARELGVRAELVQNDWSSLIPTLERGGSFDVAMNGMEITPARAGRVLFTRPYYLFNLRLMARKEDTAVTGLESLRGRRVGTLSNSLAWDLLLRAGAQAIPYEGVQEPYIDLEQGRLEAVLMDDIIAQRYGMPRPGLRVVGDVGEGYYAIAVRPGEEDLRRALDDALGRIARSGELREVLRRWGIDNAAEQRMVEWTEAQTREVLAETATAELGWSQVLLFLRASVVTLLVSVGAMLLAIPLGMSLALGRLYGPKWVGGFITGYVELLRGTPVLLQLYVLYYGLAAVLRLDPLSAAILGLGLNYAAYEAEVYRAGILAVPRGQMEAALALGMPTGLALRRVVIPQAFRVALPGVTNDFIALLKDSSLVSVISVVELTKRMTITAVDVRSWLLPGALCAALYLAMSYPLSRLARHLEAKLERA from the coding sequence ATGACAGACGAACCTCCTCCCCGGCCGCGCCGCTCTCCCTGGTTCCCCCGTGCCTTCCTGGCGCTGGGGCTGTTGCTGTGGACGGCCTGTGGCCAGAAGGAGGCTTCCGGGCTCGAACGCGTGCAGCGCGCGGGCGTGCTCCGCTGGGGCGCCGATGCGCAGGGCGGCGAGCCCTACGCCATGGAGGACCCCGAGCACCCCGGCCGCTACCGAGGCTTCGAGGTGGAGCTGGCCGACGCCCTGGCCCGCGAGCTGGGCGTGCGCGCGGAGCTCGTCCAGAACGACTGGTCCAGCCTCATCCCCACGCTGGAGCGGGGCGGCTCGTTCGACGTGGCCATGAACGGCATGGAGATCACCCCCGCCCGCGCCGGCCGGGTGCTCTTCACTCGCCCCTACTACCTCTTCAACCTGCGGCTCATGGCGCGCAAGGAGGACACCGCCGTCACCGGGCTGGAGTCGCTGCGCGGGCGCCGCGTGGGCACGCTCTCCAACTCCCTGGCGTGGGACCTGCTGCTGCGCGCCGGAGCCCAGGCCATCCCCTACGAGGGCGTCCAGGAGCCGTACATCGATCTGGAGCAGGGGCGGCTGGAGGCGGTGCTGATGGACGACATCATCGCCCAGCGCTACGGAATGCCCCGCCCTGGCCTGCGCGTGGTGGGGGACGTGGGCGAGGGCTACTACGCCATCGCCGTGAGGCCCGGCGAGGAGGACCTGCGCCGGGCGCTGGATGACGCGCTGGGCCGCATCGCCCGCTCGGGCGAGCTGCGGGAGGTCCTCCGTCGCTGGGGCATCGACAACGCCGCCGAGCAGCGGATGGTGGAGTGGACGGAGGCCCAGACGCGCGAGGTGCTCGCCGAGACGGCCACGGCGGAGCTGGGCTGGAGCCAGGTGCTGCTCTTCCTCCGGGCCTCGGTGGTGACGCTGCTCGTCTCCGTGGGAGCCATGCTCCTGGCCATCCCGCTGGGAATGTCGCTGGCGCTGGGCCGGCTCTACGGGCCGAAGTGGGTGGGCGGCTTCATCACCGGCTACGTGGAGCTGCTCCGCGGCACGCCGGTGCTGCTTCAGCTCTACGTCCTCTACTACGGGCTGGCCGCCGTGCTGCGGCTGGATCCGCTGAGCGCCGCCATCCTGGGCCTGGGGCTCAACTACGCGGCCTACGAGGCGGAGGTGTACCGCGCCGGCATCCTCGCGGTGCCCAGGGGGCAGATGGAGGCGGCGCTGGCCCTGGGCATGCCCACCGGGCTTGCGCTCAGGCGGGTGGTGATCCCCCAGGCCTTCCGGGTGGCGCTGCCGGGAGTGACCAATGACTTCATCGCCCTGCTGAAGGACAGCTCGCTGGTGTCGGTGATTTCGGTGGTGGAGCTGACCAAGCGGATGACGATTACGGCGGTGGATGTTCGGAGCTGGTTGTTGCCCGGGGCGCTGTGCGCGGCGCTGTACCTGGCGATGAGCTACCCCTTGTCCCGCCTCGCGAGACATCTCGAGGCGAAGCTGGAGCGGGCATGA
- a CDS encoding amino acid ABC transporter ATP-binding protein, translating into MIEVRELTKRYADRTVLNGISATFARGEVVALLGPSGGGKSTLLRCLNGLESFDAGSVRVGDCALEPGRGRGQSAQLWSVRRRVGFVFQQWHLFAHRTALGNVIEAPVHVKGQSVKEATERARALLAKVGLSHREGAYPSELSGGEQQRVAIARALAMEPEVLLMDEPTSALDPERVGELVALLEQLRSEGLTLLTVTHEMRFARALASRVLVLHGGHIIEEGTPGEVLANPRHERTRAFLGLGHAAAS; encoded by the coding sequence ATGATCGAGGTACGAGAGCTGACCAAGCGCTACGCGGACCGGACGGTGCTCAACGGCATCAGCGCCACCTTCGCCCGGGGCGAGGTGGTGGCCCTGCTGGGGCCCTCCGGCGGCGGCAAGAGCACCCTGCTGCGCTGCCTCAACGGCCTGGAGTCGTTCGACGCGGGCTCGGTGCGGGTGGGCGACTGCGCGCTCGAGCCGGGGCGGGGCCGGGGCCAGTCCGCCCAGCTCTGGAGCGTGCGGCGGCGGGTGGGCTTCGTCTTCCAGCAGTGGCACCTGTTCGCCCACCGCACCGCGCTGGGCAACGTCATCGAGGCCCCCGTCCACGTGAAGGGCCAGAGCGTGAAGGAGGCCACCGAGCGGGCCCGAGCCCTGCTGGCCAAGGTGGGCCTGTCGCACCGCGAGGGCGCCTACCCCTCGGAGCTGTCCGGAGGCGAGCAGCAGCGGGTGGCCATCGCCCGGGCGCTGGCGATGGAGCCCGAGGTGTTGCTCATGGACGAGCCCACCAGCGCGTTGGACCCGGAGCGGGTGGGGGAGCTGGTGGCCCTGCTGGAGCAGCTGCGCTCCGAGGGGCTCACCCTGTTGACGGTGACGCACGAGATGCGCTTCGCGCGGGCGCTGGCCTCCCGGGTGCTGGTGCTGCACGGCGGGCACATCATCGAGGAGGGCACCCCTGGCGAGGTGCTCGCCAACCCCCGGCACGAGCGGACCCGGGCCTTCCTGGGGCTCGGGCACGCCGCTGCGAGCTGA
- a CDS encoding aminotransferase-like domain-containing protein → MTLAATTHLNTPAVSLPLAQRMSRMKTSAVREILKVAERPDILSFAGGLPAPELFPVEAIAQAHAEVFAHEGPAALQYSTTEGYGPLREWICAHLAERGLSATIDQVIITAGSQQGIDLVAKVMLDPGDVVVVENPSYLAALQNFDGYQARIEYVGSDDEGMRVDELEALATRCRPKLIYIVPNFHNPKGTTLSLERRHALVRFAQKHRVLILEDNPYGELRFRGEALPSLASLDDMGVVVQLGTFSKTLAPGLRLGWAVGSRELTRSLTIVKQSTDLHTGTLAQRATARLLAKFDYDAHLTRLRAVYGQRCQAMLDSLEAHMPEGTRWTRPDGGMFLWAELPRGMRGEDILPRAIEQKVAFVPGSPFFAAHPKAQCIRLNYSNRPPELIDEGMRRLASVLAAQ, encoded by the coding sequence ATGACCCTGGCTGCCACCACCCACCTCAACACTCCCGCCGTCTCCCTGCCTCTGGCTCAGCGCATGTCTCGGATGAAGACGTCCGCGGTGCGCGAGATCCTCAAGGTGGCCGAGCGACCGGACATCCTCTCCTTCGCGGGGGGGCTGCCTGCCCCCGAGCTGTTCCCGGTGGAGGCCATCGCCCAGGCGCACGCCGAGGTGTTCGCCCACGAGGGCCCGGCGGCCCTGCAGTACAGCACCACGGAGGGCTACGGGCCGCTGCGTGAGTGGATCTGCGCGCACCTGGCCGAGCGCGGCCTGAGCGCCACCATCGATCAGGTGATCATCACCGCCGGCTCGCAGCAGGGCATCGACCTGGTGGCCAAGGTGATGCTGGATCCGGGCGACGTGGTGGTGGTGGAGAATCCCAGCTACCTGGCGGCGCTGCAGAACTTCGACGGCTACCAGGCCCGCATCGAATATGTGGGCAGCGACGACGAAGGCATGCGCGTAGACGAGCTGGAGGCGCTGGCCACCCGGTGCAGACCCAAGCTCATCTACATCGTCCCCAACTTCCACAACCCCAAGGGCACCACGCTGTCGCTGGAGCGGCGGCACGCGCTGGTGCGCTTCGCCCAGAAGCACCGCGTGCTGATCCTCGAGGACAACCCGTACGGCGAGCTGCGCTTCCGGGGCGAGGCGCTGCCGTCGCTGGCCTCGCTGGACGACATGGGCGTGGTGGTGCAGCTGGGGACGTTCTCCAAGACGCTGGCGCCCGGGCTGCGCCTGGGCTGGGCGGTGGGCTCGAGGGAGCTGACGCGCAGCCTCACCATCGTGAAGCAGTCCACGGACCTGCACACGGGCACGCTGGCGCAGCGGGCCACGGCTCGGCTGCTGGCGAAGTTCGACTACGACGCGCACCTGACGCGGCTGCGCGCCGTCTACGGCCAGCGGTGCCAGGCGATGCTGGACTCGCTCGAGGCGCACATGCCGGAGGGCACCCGGTGGACGCGCCCGGACGGCGGCATGTTCCTGTGGGCGGAGCTGCCTCGGGGCATGCGGGGTGAGGACATCCTGCCGCGCGCCATCGAGCAGAAGGTGGCCTTCGTGCCGGGCAGCCCGTTCTTCGCCGCCCACCCCAAGGCCCAGTGCATCCGCCTGAACTACTCCAACCGCCCGCCCGAGCTCATCGACGAGGGCATGCGGCGGCTGGCCTCGGTGCTGGCCGCGCAGTAG
- a CDS encoding Lrp/AsnC family transcriptional regulator, with amino-acid sequence MDTLDYRIVDMLQRDGRATQLEISRSVGLSQPAVAERIRKLEERGVITGYTARVDAGKLGKDITAFIGVNIEHPKYFESFAKKVMSLPEVLEAHRVAGQDSYILKVKTANTKTLDQLLVETLRTISGVTRTHTTIVLTSIKEETLVQVAPELLKGD; translated from the coding sequence ATGGACACCCTGGATTACCGCATAGTGGACATGCTGCAGCGCGACGGGCGGGCGACCCAGCTGGAGATCTCCCGCTCGGTCGGTCTGTCGCAGCCGGCGGTGGCCGAGCGCATCCGCAAGCTGGAGGAGCGCGGCGTCATCACCGGCTACACGGCGCGGGTGGACGCGGGAAAGCTCGGCAAGGACATCACGGCCTTCATCGGGGTGAACATCGAGCACCCCAAGTACTTCGAGAGCTTCGCCAAGAAGGTGATGTCGCTGCCGGAGGTGCTCGAGGCGCACCGCGTCGCGGGGCAGGACTCCTACATCCTCAAGGTGAAGACGGCGAACACGAAGACGCTGGATCAGCTCCTCGTGGAGACGCTGCGGACCATCTCCGGCGTCACGCGGACGCACACCACCATCGTACTGACGTCCATCAAGGAGGAGACGCTCGTCCAGGTCGCCCCCGAGCTGCTGAAAGGAGACTGA